A genomic region of Coraliomargarita sinensis contains the following coding sequences:
- a CDS encoding DNA recombination protein RmuC, whose amino-acid sequence MDLLIGLVLGLLLGAAGVYFILNNALSKARLELSRTEVQREAELKAADEKLKLLEEARSKLENSFKALSAEALSKNNADFLNLAKVTLEKYQEGAKGDLDKRQESIKKTVEPVNEALRLFNQRIEKIEDRRTATDSSLKQQLEQLSQAQAELSRTTGSLVQALRAPQVRGQWGEMQLRRTVEMAGMVNYCDFIEQASHETGEGQRQRPDMLIKLPNERQVVVDAKVPLAAYLDALEAKDAVTQTERMKAHARQLRDHIKGLSQKAYWSQFENAPEFVVLFVPNETIFSAALEQDPQLIEIGVENKVILATPTTLIALLKAIAYGWQQEAIAREAKQIAELGRELYERIGVVTGHFAKLGKSLDQSVGHYNKAISSVESRLLVTARKFEGLDSSNTDALPETQAIEKQPILPKEE is encoded by the coding sequence ATGGATTTGTTGATTGGCTTGGTTCTGGGGCTCTTGCTTGGAGCAGCTGGCGTCTATTTTATTTTGAATAACGCGCTGTCCAAGGCCCGCCTGGAACTCTCGCGGACCGAGGTCCAGCGTGAGGCGGAGCTGAAGGCGGCGGATGAAAAACTGAAGCTTCTGGAGGAGGCCCGCTCGAAGCTGGAAAACAGTTTCAAGGCGCTTTCCGCCGAGGCCCTTTCGAAAAACAACGCTGACTTTCTGAACTTGGCCAAGGTCACCCTCGAAAAATACCAGGAGGGCGCGAAGGGCGATCTGGATAAGCGGCAGGAGTCGATCAAGAAAACCGTCGAGCCAGTCAATGAAGCGCTCCGGCTCTTTAATCAACGCATTGAAAAAATCGAGGACCGCCGCACCGCGACCGATTCCAGCCTGAAGCAACAGTTGGAGCAGCTCTCTCAGGCGCAGGCCGAATTGAGCCGTACCACGGGCAGTCTTGTCCAGGCGCTGCGGGCACCCCAAGTGCGGGGCCAGTGGGGCGAGATGCAACTCCGCCGCACCGTGGAGATGGCGGGTATGGTGAACTACTGCGACTTCATCGAACAGGCTTCGCACGAGACCGGTGAGGGGCAGCGCCAGCGGCCGGACATGTTGATCAAGCTACCCAACGAGCGGCAGGTGGTGGTCGATGCCAAGGTGCCGCTGGCGGCTTATTTGGACGCCTTGGAGGCGAAGGATGCCGTCACACAAACCGAACGGATGAAGGCCCACGCCCGCCAACTGCGCGATCATATCAAAGGGCTCTCTCAGAAGGCCTATTGGAGCCAGTTCGAAAACGCGCCCGAGTTTGTCGTCCTCTTTGTCCCAAACGAGACCATCTTCAGCGCTGCCTTGGAGCAGGACCCGCAGCTCATTGAAATCGGGGTGGAGAACAAAGTCATCCTCGCCACCCCCACCACCCTGATCGCGTTGCTTAAAGCCATTGCTTACGGCTGGCAGCAGGAGGCGATCGCCCGTGAGGCCAAGCAGATCGCCGAGCTCGGACGGGAGCTTTACGAACGGATCGGCGTCGTCACAGGGCATTTCGCCAAGCTTGGCAAGAGCCTCGATCAGTCGGTGGGGCATTACAACAAAGCCATTAGTTCGGTGGAAAGCCGATTGCTGGTGACCGCACGGAAGTTCGAGGGACTTGACAGTTCCAACACCGATGCCTTGCCCGAAACGCAGGCCATCGAAAAGCAACCGATCCTGCCCAAGGAAGAATGA
- a CDS encoding Smr/MutS family protein, producing MSDNPDDPIEFEINGELDLHTFRPQEVGELVPDYIGLCLEKEITRVRIIHGKGIGTLRETVHAILKKDGRVKDFYLADQTEGGWGATIAFLQKQ from the coding sequence ATGTCAGATAACCCAGACGACCCGATCGAATTTGAAATCAACGGTGAGCTCGACCTGCACACCTTTCGGCCGCAGGAGGTCGGGGAGTTGGTGCCGGACTATATCGGGCTTTGTCTGGAAAAGGAGATTACCCGCGTGCGGATTATCCACGGGAAGGGCATCGGCACCCTTCGTGAAACCGTGCATGCCATCTTGAAAAAGGACGGGCGGGTCAAAGACTTCTATCTCGCCGACCAGACGGAAGGCGGTTGGGGCGCTACTATTGCGTTTTTGCAAAAGCAATAG
- a CDS encoding ZIP family metal transporter produces the protein MSDLLVITGAAWLAGIAAFSGGSASQLEGSGESERKQELIHGIVAFGGGILLAAVAFALTPEGIKVLPTIWLAVSFVSGGVIFCLLDAYITRKEGNKAQFMAMLLDFVPEALALGALFSQSRESGLLLALFIGAQNLPEGFNAHRESIAGGISPKASLMTLLAVSTLGPVCAVAGYFFLSDLKTLNACIMTAAGGGILYLIFQDIAPQAKLQRHWAPPLGAVLGFGLGMVAHQLLS, from the coding sequence ATGAGTGACCTTCTTGTGATTACAGGCGCGGCTTGGCTGGCGGGAATCGCAGCCTTTTCCGGTGGCAGTGCCTCTCAACTTGAAGGCAGCGGTGAATCGGAACGGAAGCAGGAGTTGATTCATGGAATCGTCGCTTTCGGTGGTGGCATCCTTCTCGCCGCAGTGGCTTTTGCCCTGACTCCGGAGGGCATCAAAGTATTACCAACTATTTGGCTGGCGGTGTCCTTCGTATCGGGCGGTGTCATCTTTTGCCTCTTGGATGCCTACATCACCCGAAAGGAAGGCAACAAGGCGCAGTTCATGGCCATGCTTCTGGACTTCGTTCCCGAAGCGCTGGCCCTGGGTGCCCTCTTCAGCCAATCCCGGGAGAGCGGCTTATTGCTGGCCTTGTTCATTGGCGCTCAGAATCTGCCCGAAGGGTTTAACGCCCACCGCGAAAGTATCGCCGGAGGCATCAGCCCCAAAGCTTCGCTGATGACGCTTCTTGCCGTCAGCACACTGGGCCCGGTGTGCGCCGTGGCCGGTTACTTTTTCCTCAGTGATCTAAAAACACTGAATGCCTGTATCATGACCGCAGCGGGAGGGGGAATTCTCTATTTGATTTTCCAGGACATTGCCCCCCAGGCAAAGCTACAACGACACTGGGCGCCACCTCTGGGCGCGGTTCTTGGCTTTGGGCTCGGTATGGTCGCCCACCAGCTTTTGAGCTGA
- a CDS encoding YceI family protein produces MMKTSLLSIGAILLASFGITANAQAEVESYKIDTAHSSVKFSIRHFVAKTTGNFSDFEGTLKIDRDDLTNSKVEATIKIPSVDTDSDKRDAHLQEDDYFGADKHPLMTFKSTKWSEALGENKFKVVGDLTIRGVTKEVVLDVELLGFGEGMRGAYLSGWEATTTLDRTEWGITGGQPAVGDEVDVTINIEAIRQ; encoded by the coding sequence ATGATGAAAACATCTCTACTCTCTATCGGAGCGATCCTTCTGGCATCGTTTGGCATCACAGCCAACGCACAGGCCGAAGTCGAATCCTACAAAATCGATACGGCTCACTCCTCCGTTAAATTCAGCATCCGCCACTTTGTTGCCAAAACCACCGGCAACTTCTCTGATTTCGAGGGCACGCTTAAAATCGACCGTGACGATCTGACCAACAGCAAGGTGGAAGCGACCATCAAAATCCCATCCGTCGATACGGATAGCGACAAACGTGATGCTCACCTGCAAGAAGACGATTACTTCGGCGCGGACAAACATCCCTTGATGACGTTTAAATCCACCAAGTGGTCGGAAGCTCTCGGGGAGAACAAGTTCAAGGTCGTCGGCGACCTGACGATTCGTGGCGTCACGAAAGAAGTCGTGCTCGACGTCGAGCTTCTCGGCTTTGGCGAAGGCATGCGCGGGGCTTACCTCTCCGGATGGGAAGCGACCACGACACTGGATCGTACCGAATGGGGGATTACCGGTGGGCAACCGGCTGTCGGCGACGAGGTTGATGTGACCATCAACATTGAAGCGATCCGGCAGTAA
- a CDS encoding RNA polymerase sigma factor, with amino-acid sequence MEDSDNLDFDEIVSAYYQPLYRFGYSLAKNEHEAGDLAQQAFFIFAEKGASLRDKSKVKSWLFTTLYREFLRRKRKDERMDNYEPEMLEVAGGTVEPHIRRSLDANLAVEALEEVDEVYRQPLALFYLKDLSYKEIAEILDVPIGTIMSRLSRGKAQLRDIFKRKEAETADTF; translated from the coding sequence ATGGAAGATTCAGACAACTTGGATTTTGACGAAATAGTGAGTGCTTACTACCAGCCCCTCTATCGTTTTGGCTATAGTCTGGCCAAAAACGAGCATGAGGCGGGCGATCTCGCCCAGCAGGCTTTCTTCATCTTCGCGGAGAAAGGCGCTTCGCTGCGCGACAAGTCCAAGGTGAAATCCTGGCTTTTCACCACGCTCTACCGGGAATTCCTTCGACGAAAGCGCAAAGACGAGCGCATGGACAACTATGAACCGGAGATGCTGGAAGTCGCCGGCGGCACTGTTGAACCGCATATCCGCCGTTCGCTGGACGCCAATCTCGCTGTCGAAGCTCTGGAAGAGGTGGATGAAGTCTACCGCCAACCTCTTGCCCTATTTTATCTAAAAGACCTCTCTTACAAAGAGATCGCCGAGATTCTGGACGTGCCGATCGGTACGATCATGTCGCGGCTTTCCCGCGGTAAAGCCCAGCTCCGCGATATTTTCAAACGCAAAGAAGCCGAAACAGCTGACACTTTTTAA
- the queA gene encoding tRNA preQ1(34) S-adenosylmethionine ribosyltransferase-isomerase QueA — MKIDRFDYNLPKELIAQEPAAQRDASRLMVIDRATREVTHSTFAAIGDFLPAKSRFFRNNAAVLKARLYGQRPTGGKVECLLLQPAEDALSWWCLLKPGKKTLQAGQFGLDGEYTAEVLEVGANGNYKVRFQPVRDESVTALSERLGIMPLPPYIERSKDDPRRDSDNERYQTVYADYAKQLAVAAPTAGLHFTPELIAQLESSGASFYDLTLQVGIGTFHPVQTEHVEDHNIHHEWYEIPASALAELQSPDAGPRIAVGTTSVRSIEDALRRIPREPGCLTPGGDVQAEADIYIYPPSEFSGIDHMITNFHLPKSTLLCLVSAFLTPGSEEGIDWLKELYAEAIAKQYRFYSYGDAMLIL; from the coding sequence GTGAAGATTGATCGATTCGACTACAATTTGCCGAAAGAGCTGATCGCGCAGGAACCGGCCGCGCAGCGCGATGCCTCCCGATTGATGGTGATTGACCGCGCAACCCGCGAGGTGACGCACAGCACCTTCGCGGCAATCGGCGACTTTTTGCCCGCCAAGAGCCGCTTCTTTCGTAACAACGCCGCCGTGCTCAAAGCCCGCCTCTACGGACAACGTCCGACCGGCGGCAAAGTCGAATGCCTGCTCCTGCAACCCGCCGAAGACGCCCTCTCCTGGTGGTGCCTGCTCAAGCCGGGTAAGAAAACCCTGCAGGCCGGACAGTTCGGGCTCGATGGCGAATACACGGCCGAGGTTCTCGAAGTCGGTGCCAACGGTAATTACAAAGTGCGCTTTCAGCCGGTGCGGGACGAGTCCGTCACCGCGCTCTCGGAACGCCTCGGCATCATGCCGCTGCCGCCCTACATCGAGCGCAGCAAGGATGACCCGCGCCGAGACTCGGACAATGAACGCTACCAGACCGTCTATGCCGACTACGCCAAGCAACTCGCCGTCGCCGCCCCCACGGCAGGACTCCACTTTACGCCGGAACTAATCGCCCAGCTCGAATCCTCCGGCGCATCCTTTTACGACCTCACCCTGCAGGTTGGCATCGGCACCTTTCACCCTGTTCAGACCGAGCACGTCGAGGACCACAACATCCACCACGAGTGGTATGAAATTCCAGCATCGGCGCTGGCCGAATTGCAATCACCCGACGCCGGGCCACGGATCGCCGTCGGCACGACCTCCGTCCGGTCGATTGAAGACGCGCTCCGTCGAATTCCCCGAGAACCCGGTTGCCTGACACCGGGCGGCGATGTTCAGGCCGAAGCCGACATCTACATTTACCCGCCCAGCGAATTTTCCGGCATCGATCACATGATCACCAACTTCCACCTGCCGAAGTCGACCCTGCTCTGCCTCGTTTCCGCCTTTCTCACTCCCGGCAGCGAGGAGGGCATTGACTGGCTAAAGGAACTTTACGCCGAGGCCATTGCCAAACAGTATCGATTTTACAGTTACGGGGATGCGATGCTCATCCTCTGA